The nucleotide sequence CACCCGTATATAGATCCAAAATGTAATTGGGCCCTTAATCACATGGAGTTTTTTCCCGTCGATGTTAACAAAGCTCCCTTCAAAGTATTACTTAGAGTTCCTGGTATAGGAGTAAATAGTGCTAGAAGAATTGTAATGACAAGACGAACTGTAAATTTAAACTTTGCTGGATTAAAGAAGCTTGGAGTTGTGTTGAAAAGAGCCCAATATTTTATAACCTGCTGCGGGAAAAGCATGGACGGAATTAAAATATCTCAGGACTCCGTTTTAAGATCTCTGCTATCTGAAAAATCTCTTGATATGTATAAAAATAATGTTCCTATTGAAACACAATATGAACAGCTATCTTTTTTCAATAACAAAGCTCTCTTAAGGGAGGAAATTCAAAAATGCCTAACAGGTCAAATTTAATATATTATTATGATGGCAGCTTTGAAGGCTTAATGTGCTGCGTTTTTGAAAGCTACGAAAAAAATGAAATACCGGTGAACATATTAGTAACAAATAACGCTCAAATGACACTATTTATGGCAAAAGAAGTAGCAACTGATTTAGCTAAAGCTTCGAGAGTAATAAAATCCATCCCTCTAAAGATGGGAGTCAATGCTTTTGATTTTATAAAGAGAGTTTTTTTAACCTGCCTTGAAGACAAGGAACTAAACCTTCTACTTTTTATGCGCCTTGGTTATACATACGGCCCTAAGGTTATGAACATGCTATCCAACGATATAGTACATATTCTATTTAAAGCAGTAACTCACCTAAATAAAGAAAGCCATCTT is from Clostridium acetobutylicum ATCC 824 and encodes:
- a CDS encoding TIGR03915 family putative DNA repair protein — protein: MPNRSNLIYYYDGSFEGLMCCVFESYEKNEIPVNILVTNNAQMTLFMAKEVATDLAKASRVIKSIPLKMGVNAFDFIKRVFLTCLEDKELNLLLFMRLGYTYGPKVMNMLSNDIVHILFKAVTHLNKESHLFKGFIRFSAFKDGLVAQIEPKNFILPLLSSHFCSRYPEEHFLIHDKTHDMALIYKPHKASIIPVEDMRLPDVTEEEKHFRKLWSLYYRTVEIEGRHNPKCRRTNMPKRYWKYLTEFNCVQNLD